In Halobacteriovorax marinus SJ, the following proteins share a genomic window:
- a CDS encoding glycoprotein endopeptidase: MAYLFIDTSDHLVLGLLDENYRWLDFVETEDKKSSASIHSHVYSLLEKRNLKIKEVQGLFQVAGPGSYTGMRISEGMAQVLEWQDIPIYSFYHFSVPFILGIERGAWVSKAFKGEIFLYEWRGEKVEKSLHSEKDLSSLQEKLSPELGEFWTHFDGVIDQISRSSAQLIKEKPEEVFSYVAESQLREKPFYYRSLENEFHVSNK; encoded by the coding sequence ATGGCCTATTTATTTATTGATACGTCTGACCACTTGGTTCTCGGTTTATTGGATGAGAATTATAGGTGGTTGGATTTTGTGGAAACTGAGGATAAGAAGAGCTCAGCTTCCATTCATTCCCATGTCTACAGCTTACTTGAAAAGAGAAATTTAAAAATTAAAGAAGTTCAAGGTCTCTTTCAAGTTGCAGGTCCTGGATCATATACGGGGATGCGAATCTCTGAAGGGATGGCCCAAGTTCTAGAGTGGCAAGACATTCCAATTTATTCATTTTACCATTTCTCAGTTCCATTTATCTTAGGCATTGAAAGAGGCGCTTGGGTATCTAAGGCATTTAAGGGTGAGATTTTTCTCTATGAATGGAGGGGAGAGAAGGTAGAGAAGTCACTGCATAGTGAAAAAGACCTAAGTTCTCTTCAGGAGAAATTGTCACCGGAGCTAGGAGAGTTTTGGACTCACTTTGATGGTGTCATTGATCAAATCTCTCGCTCTAGTGCTCAATTGATTAAGGAGAAACCAGAGGAGGTTTTTTCTTATGTTGCTGAGAGTCAGTTAAGGGAGAAACCCTTTTATTACAGATCTTTAGAAAATGAGTTCCACGTAAGCAATAAATGA
- a CDS encoding phosphatidylserine decarboxylase, producing the protein MGLTYLPKWIYSCITFVALLLMLIIGVWGFLFAALVYGILFAIFRKQKEDFRKDSNENVIVSPVNGRVYKIEKNVDHEFFGKDMTSVLIQVPFWKEFGLFFPVKSEIHDVQASCDSCLDHLVKFRLVNGMDIGLAVGQNILRLAPQIMVLPGDRGKQKVNFGFLPMGGEVRVFIPSALEVLINEKDEVVAGQGILAGIPTDIEEK; encoded by the coding sequence ATGGGATTAACTTACCTTCCTAAATGGATATATTCTTGTATCACTTTTGTGGCATTGCTCTTAATGCTAATTATTGGCGTGTGGGGATTTCTATTTGCGGCCCTTGTCTACGGAATACTCTTTGCCATTTTTAGAAAGCAGAAAGAAGACTTTAGAAAAGATTCGAATGAGAATGTAATTGTCTCACCAGTTAATGGAAGAGTTTATAAGATTGAAAAAAATGTTGATCATGAATTCTTTGGCAAAGATATGACAAGTGTCCTCATTCAAGTTCCATTTTGGAAAGAGTTTGGACTTTTCTTTCCAGTAAAATCAGAGATACATGATGTTCAAGCAAGCTGTGATTCATGCTTAGATCACTTAGTGAAATTTAGACTAGTGAATGGAATGGATATCGGTCTTGCTGTTGGACAAAATATATTGCGCTTAGCTCCTCAAATAATGGTCTTACCAGGTGATAGAGGAAAGCAGAAAGTGAATTTTGGATTTCTTCCAATGGGTGGGGAAGTGAGAGTTTTCATCCCATCTGCATTGGAAGTATTAATTAATGAAAAAGATGAAGTAGTTGCTGGGCAAGGAATCCTTGCAGGTATTCCTACTGATATTGAGGAAAAATAA